Proteins encoded in a region of the Muntiacus reevesi chromosome 19, mMunRee1.1, whole genome shotgun sequence genome:
- the KIAA0408 gene encoding uncharacterized protein KIAA0408 homolog isoform X2, with the protein MVGLILHSHFMQRSKIHCSKTSKTFHSKTTSCPPIARLTGGWTSVGFLPSAKRQVRLLQIKQLQASKKQLREGRDEQKHPFTNTHTVTMELHKRWENSETNWHKEKMELLDQFDNERKEWESQWKIMQKKIEELCHEVKRRRKINMSERAKVIDLDCEKAVGDKMESSPDYPNSGQCKFTGIHPRDVLGKKDKTEQSLLRERNQVCKEQKTIKKSKVGYMDSEARDNQKEREARPDLRTSEAENKSCSGALNTALEELAKVSEELCNFQEEIRKRSNHRRMKSDSFLQETPNVMNTPRGDHMINNSQCIPSTSLENEKRKNRKNLSCTNVFQNNSKKKDGIDTTDLKRSETPPIPPPRSTSRNFPNSYCVQAHESWKECLDHSNWVAQEGRGEKNSHPHFLWKQDEMPLLGLNEGKTLNDGITFPSLALEAKVDNKPSHNENVGLSMWSCNTGVCAKNSPSTLWFQKVCSTPNKPKYEKVIPDHPAQSPPDLHISNDCSSLAPQSSGPLRSFSYGFEKTTGNERLAKKTDEFNRIVFRTDRNCHAVQQSQSCSEPSEDLQPCGTLTACTASVSDSDRVSDVLKTSAPMPAPRENVPDNSTKKPTTGQFRPTQEPVSPSSYRNMLHEHDWRPSNLSGRPRSADPRSNYGVVEKLLKTYETSAGSALEDSRRLQANWTKCSSDVCGGATLGQHLEKLQIEQELEHKTAVYGAQQVKQGVDWKKESMAVKSSPGKGFSRPARPANRRLPSRWASRSPSAPPALRRTAHNFPIPL; encoded by the exons ATGGTTGGACTGATTTTACATtcccatttcatgcaaagaagcaAGATTCACTGCTCCAAGACTTCAAAGACTTTTCACTCTAAAACAACCAGCTGTCCTCCCATTGCTAGGTTGACTGGTGGTTGGACCTCCGTAGGATTTCTCCCCAGTGCAAAAAG GCAAGTGAGACTGCTTCAAATAAAACAACTCCAAGCTTCCAAGAAACAGTTAAGAGAAGGCAGAGACGAGCAGAAACACCCCTTCACTAACACTCACACGGTTACCATGGAGCTGCATAAGCGGTGGGAGAACTCAGAGACTAACTGGCacaaagagaaaatggaattacTGGACCAGTTTgacaatgaaagaaaggaatgggaAAGTCAATGGAAGATAATGCAGAAGAAGATAGAAGAG CTCTGCCATGAAGTAAAGCGTCGGAGGAAAATCAACATGAGTGAACGTGCTAAGGTCATTGATCTTGATTGTGAGAAGGCCGTTGGAGATAAAATGGAATCTTCTCCAGATTACCCCAATTCAGGACAATGTAAATTTACAGGGATACATCCCAGGGACGTTCtagggaaaaaagataaaacagagcAGAGTTTACTCAGGGAAAGAAATCAAGTGTGCAAGGAacaaaaaacaatcaaaaaatcAAAAGTAGGGTATATGGATTCTGAAGCCAGAGACAACCAAAAAGAACGTGAGGCCCGGCCTGACCTGAGGACTTCTGAGGCAGAGAACAAGAGCTGCTCTGGCGCCCTCAACACA GCTCTTGAAGAACTTGCCAAAGTTAGTGAAGAATTATGCAACTTTCAAGAGGAAATTCGAAAGCGGTCTAACCACAGAAG gatgaagtcagattcttttctccaggAAACACCAAATGTAATGAATACTCCTCGTGGAGATCACATGATCAACAACAGCCAGTGCATTCCTTCAACCAGTTTAGAAAATGAGAAacggaaaaacagaaaaaatctgAGCTGTACCAATGTTTTCCAGAACAATTCCAAGAAAAAAGATGGAATTGATACAACTGacctgaaaagaagtgaaacccCACCAATTCCTCCTCCAAGAAGCACATCTCGAAATTTTCCCAACTCATATTGTGTACAAGCCCATGAAAGTTGGAAGGAATGTTTAGACCACAGCAACTGGGTGGCCCAAGAGGGTCGAGGTGAAAAGAACAGCCACCCTCATTTCCTCTGGAAGCAAGATGAGATGCCTCTGCTGGGTCTAAATGAAGGGAAGACTCTGAATGATGGTATCACATTTCCTTCTTTGGCACTAGAAGCCAAAGTAGATAACAAGCCTTCACATAATGAAAATGTTGGACTTAGCATGTGGTCGTGCAACACTGGGGTTTGTGCAAAAAATAGCCCCTCCACACTGTGGTTTCAGAAAGTCTGCTCTACTCCCAATAAGCCAAAATATGAAAAGGTAATTCCAGATCACCCTGCTCAATCTCCTCCTGATCTTCATATAAGCAATGACTGTAGCTCCTTAGCGCCCCAGAGCAGCGGCCCTCTGAGAAGTTTCAGTTATGGCTTTGAAAAGACGACCGGGAATGAAAGGCTGGCAAAAAAGACTGATGAATTTAACAGAATCGTATTTAGAACAGATAGAAATTGTCatgctgtacaacaaagtcagAGCTGCTCAGAACCATCTGAAGATCTCCAGCCCTGTGGGACCTTGACTGCGTGCACAGCCAGCGTCTCAGACAGTGACCGTGTTTCTGACGTTCTGAAAACCAGTGCCCCCATGCCTGCGCCCAGGGAAAATGTGCCTGATAATTCCACCAAAAAACCCACAACAGGCCAGTTCAGACCAACCCAGGAGCCCGTAAGCCCTAGCAGTTACCGGAATATGCTTCACGAGCATGACTGGAGACCAAGTAATTTGTCTGGCCGGCCAAGGTCAGCAGACCCCAGATCAAATTATGGTGTGGTGGAAAAGCTGCTTAAAACCTATGAGACATCCGCGGGGTCTGCACTGGAGGATTCCAGACGCCTCCAGGCCAACTGGACCAAATGTAGTTCCGATGTCTGCGGTGGAGCCACACTGGGTCAGCATTTAGAAAAGCTCCAAATAGAACAAGAGCTTGAGCATAAGACAGCAGTGTATGGGGCACAGCAAGTGAAGCAAGGAGTAGATTGGAAAAAG GAATCCATGGCAGTGAAATCCTCCCCTGGAAAAGGATTCTCCCGACCTGCCAGACCAGCAAATCGCCGTCTCCCATCCAGATGGGCATCTAGATCTCCTTCAGCACCCCCTGCCTTGCGGAGAACTGCCCACAACTTCCCCATTCCTCTCTGA
- the KIAA0408 gene encoding uncharacterized protein KIAA0408 homolog isoform X1 translates to MVGLILHSHFMQRSKIHCSKTSKTFHSKTTSCPPIARLTGGWTSVGFLPSAKRQVRLLQIKQLQASKKQLREGRDEQKHPFTNTHTVTMELHKRWENSETNWHKEKMELLDQFDNERKEWESQWKIMQKKIEELCHEVKRRRKINMSERAKVIDLDCEKAVGDKMESSPDYPNSGQCKFTGIHPRDVLGKKDKTEQSLLRERNQVCKEQKTIKKSKVGYMDSEARDNQKEREARPDLRTSEAENKSCSGALNTALEELAKVSEELCNFQEEIRKRSNHRRMKSDSFLQETPNVMNTPRGDHMINNSQCIPSTSLENEKRKNRKNLSCTNVFQNNSKKKDGIDTTDLKRSETPPIPPPRSTSRNFPNSYCVQAHESWKECLDHSNWVAQEGRGEKNSHPHFLWKQDEMPLLGLNEGKTLNDGITFPSLALEAKVDNKPSHNENVGLSMWSCNTGVCAKNSPSTLWFQKVCSTPNKPKYEKVIPDHPAQSPPDLHISNDCSSLAPQSSGPLRSFSYGFEKTTGNERLAKKTDEFNRIVFRTDRNCHAVQQSQSCSEPSEDLQPCGTLTACTASVSDSDRVSDVLKTSAPMPAPRENVPDNSTKKPTTGQFRPTQEPVSPSSYRNMLHEHDWRPSNLSGRPRSADPRSNYGVVEKLLKTYETSAGSALEDSRRLQANWTKCSSDVCGGATLGQHLEKLQIEQELEHKTAVYGAQQVKQGVDWKKVTEESMAVKSSPGKGFSRPARPANRRLPSRWASRSPSAPPALRRTAHNFPIPL, encoded by the exons ATGGTTGGACTGATTTTACATtcccatttcatgcaaagaagcaAGATTCACTGCTCCAAGACTTCAAAGACTTTTCACTCTAAAACAACCAGCTGTCCTCCCATTGCTAGGTTGACTGGTGGTTGGACCTCCGTAGGATTTCTCCCCAGTGCAAAAAG GCAAGTGAGACTGCTTCAAATAAAACAACTCCAAGCTTCCAAGAAACAGTTAAGAGAAGGCAGAGACGAGCAGAAACACCCCTTCACTAACACTCACACGGTTACCATGGAGCTGCATAAGCGGTGGGAGAACTCAGAGACTAACTGGCacaaagagaaaatggaattacTGGACCAGTTTgacaatgaaagaaaggaatgggaAAGTCAATGGAAGATAATGCAGAAGAAGATAGAAGAG CTCTGCCATGAAGTAAAGCGTCGGAGGAAAATCAACATGAGTGAACGTGCTAAGGTCATTGATCTTGATTGTGAGAAGGCCGTTGGAGATAAAATGGAATCTTCTCCAGATTACCCCAATTCAGGACAATGTAAATTTACAGGGATACATCCCAGGGACGTTCtagggaaaaaagataaaacagagcAGAGTTTACTCAGGGAAAGAAATCAAGTGTGCAAGGAacaaaaaacaatcaaaaaatcAAAAGTAGGGTATATGGATTCTGAAGCCAGAGACAACCAAAAAGAACGTGAGGCCCGGCCTGACCTGAGGACTTCTGAGGCAGAGAACAAGAGCTGCTCTGGCGCCCTCAACACA GCTCTTGAAGAACTTGCCAAAGTTAGTGAAGAATTATGCAACTTTCAAGAGGAAATTCGAAAGCGGTCTAACCACAGAAG gatgaagtcagattcttttctccaggAAACACCAAATGTAATGAATACTCCTCGTGGAGATCACATGATCAACAACAGCCAGTGCATTCCTTCAACCAGTTTAGAAAATGAGAAacggaaaaacagaaaaaatctgAGCTGTACCAATGTTTTCCAGAACAATTCCAAGAAAAAAGATGGAATTGATACAACTGacctgaaaagaagtgaaacccCACCAATTCCTCCTCCAAGAAGCACATCTCGAAATTTTCCCAACTCATATTGTGTACAAGCCCATGAAAGTTGGAAGGAATGTTTAGACCACAGCAACTGGGTGGCCCAAGAGGGTCGAGGTGAAAAGAACAGCCACCCTCATTTCCTCTGGAAGCAAGATGAGATGCCTCTGCTGGGTCTAAATGAAGGGAAGACTCTGAATGATGGTATCACATTTCCTTCTTTGGCACTAGAAGCCAAAGTAGATAACAAGCCTTCACATAATGAAAATGTTGGACTTAGCATGTGGTCGTGCAACACTGGGGTTTGTGCAAAAAATAGCCCCTCCACACTGTGGTTTCAGAAAGTCTGCTCTACTCCCAATAAGCCAAAATATGAAAAGGTAATTCCAGATCACCCTGCTCAATCTCCTCCTGATCTTCATATAAGCAATGACTGTAGCTCCTTAGCGCCCCAGAGCAGCGGCCCTCTGAGAAGTTTCAGTTATGGCTTTGAAAAGACGACCGGGAATGAAAGGCTGGCAAAAAAGACTGATGAATTTAACAGAATCGTATTTAGAACAGATAGAAATTGTCatgctgtacaacaaagtcagAGCTGCTCAGAACCATCTGAAGATCTCCAGCCCTGTGGGACCTTGACTGCGTGCACAGCCAGCGTCTCAGACAGTGACCGTGTTTCTGACGTTCTGAAAACCAGTGCCCCCATGCCTGCGCCCAGGGAAAATGTGCCTGATAATTCCACCAAAAAACCCACAACAGGCCAGTTCAGACCAACCCAGGAGCCCGTAAGCCCTAGCAGTTACCGGAATATGCTTCACGAGCATGACTGGAGACCAAGTAATTTGTCTGGCCGGCCAAGGTCAGCAGACCCCAGATCAAATTATGGTGTGGTGGAAAAGCTGCTTAAAACCTATGAGACATCCGCGGGGTCTGCACTGGAGGATTCCAGACGCCTCCAGGCCAACTGGACCAAATGTAGTTCCGATGTCTGCGGTGGAGCCACACTGGGTCAGCATTTAGAAAAGCTCCAAATAGAACAAGAGCTTGAGCATAAGACAGCAGTGTATGGGGCACAGCAAGTGAAGCAAGGAGTAGATTGGAAAAAGGTAACTGAG GAATCCATGGCAGTGAAATCCTCCCCTGGAAAAGGATTCTCCCGACCTGCCAGACCAGCAAATCGCCGTCTCCCATCCAGATGGGCATCTAGATCTCCTTCAGCACCCCCTGCCTTGCGGAGAACTGCCCACAACTTCCCCATTCCTCTCTGA